The sequence below is a genomic window from Mobula hypostoma chromosome X1, sMobHyp1.1, whole genome shotgun sequence.
TCTATCCTCCTCCATATATTGAATGACTTAAGCAATGAGATGACATTAACATATTTGGCTGAGTTCTGTTGTAAAATTGAGAAACTGGTTCATGTTCCAGGCAAGATTAACTATTCTAAAATAACTGAAGAGAATTAATATCTTAGAAAGTTGTAAAAAAAAGGGCGATAAAGAAGATGAAGATGTAAAGGGTTCCATGGTTCTGAGGTGGACAGCAATGAAAAGGATACCATACAATGAATCTTCAATCAACAGAGTGAAAAGAAATAAGGAAAACCCAGGAGCATTCTGATAATGAGAAATACCACAACTCagaaaaggaattttttttttgtgactgaAATTTAaggtaaaaacaaaataaactcgTTGCTTGGATGGAGATTTACAGGCTGATCAAGTCGGCGAAGTCTGGCATTTCCCAGTGGCAGAACCTGTTGTTCGGATGgagatttaagtgctgggccagattgaaaaggtcaggttgCCGAGGCCCAAGGCGAGGTGGGGCCTGGTTCAGAAGCAGCAGAACCTGACGTTGGGTTTGAAAGTaggcgccaggccagattgaaaaagtcAGAGTGGAGGGGCTCAAGGCGAGGGGGTGGGGGCAGGTTCAAATCACTGCTCCTAGGCTTTGTGCTGAACTATGGATCTCTGACTCTCTTtacagacttcagttcagaagcACTATTTGCTTGTAGTTACTGTTTGCATTATGCTTTTTTTtcattgcacattgggtgtttgacagtctgttTTATATATATGGGCTCTTTTTTTGGGTTCCCttatttcgtggctgcctgttcgGGGACAGATCTCAAGGCTTTAcaatgtatacattctttgataataaatgtactttgaactttaaaattaaatttatcaCACCAGAGCAGGTAAACAGAGCATTCATAGTGCCCAACTGGAATATTTCCAGTTACAACATCGCCCATCTTGATAGAACCTCTGAGAAATATTTAAATTTGAGGCTGTTAATATTAAACTGTGGTTTCAGATTGCACATCAAACTACAGGACTGAGTTGAAACAGATTTcacataaaagttcaaagtacaaagtaaaatttattatcagagtacatacatgtcaccacgtacaaccctgagattctttttctgcgggcatacttagcaaatctatagaacagtaactgtaaactgtaaacaaactgtgcaaatgcagataataaatagatagtaataaataacaagcttgaaataacaatataacagagtccttcaatgagtgtagttatccccttttggtcaggagcctgatggttgaggggtagtaacggttcttgaacccggtggtgtgagtcctgaggctcctgtaccttctccctgatggcagcagtgagaaaagagcatggcctgggtggtgaggatctttgatgatggatgctgctttcctgcgacagcgtttcatgtagatatgctcaatggtttaggccaaatgacctaattctgctcctatgtcttatggtcatatggtcttatagtctaatggttgggagggttttacccatgatatacttggctgaatccactaccttttgtaggattttctgcttaaaggcattggtgttcccataccaggccataatgcagccagtcaacacactttatctatagaagtttgccaaggtttttgatgacatgccaaacctccctagaatcctgaggaagtaaaggtgctgttgtaccttttcacaattatatttatgtaatgggtccaggacaggtcctctgagatagtgacatccaggaatttaaagttactgaccctctccgcctctgatcttccaatgattactggctcatggaccacaGATTTCCCtcccctgaagtcaacaatcagttccttggtcttattgacattgagtgagaggttgttgctattaCACCGCTCAGTCACgtttccagtctccctcctgtttgctgattcatcacctctattgatatggcccacaacagtggtgtcatcagcaaacttgtatatggtgttggagctgtgcttagccacacagtcacaggtgtaaagtaagtagagcagggggctaagcacacagccctgcagtgctcctgtgctggtagagactgtggaggagacACTTTTGCCAGTCCAAACTCATTGGGGTCTACAAGTGTGGAAactcaggatccaattgcacaaggtgttgaggccaaggtctgGAAGTTcactgatcagttttgaggggatgatggtgttaaatgctgagctcttTAACAGCCAACAAGAAGCAAAACATTCTATCATCTCAGCTTGAGCTAATTTTAAAAGCAAAAGAGCAGAATCCTTTCTGACAAAACTTTTAATCTTAATGTTAAATCTGTGTCATTTTTTCACGGAAAATGTTTTACATTATGTACCACTTTCTACAAATTCAGGGTACACTGAAACACTTTGTAGCTAGTGAATTATTTTCAAAGTGTAATCATTGTAGTAAGAAAATGTAGCATATTACTTGCACAAAAGAAGCTCCCATAAATTAAAAAAAGTGATAATAACTAGAAAGTAAGTTTTGGGATGTCTATTGATGACATCATCAAGCACGCTCAGCACTCAGGTCATGCTATTTTcttgctgctgacatcaggaagaaggtacaggagctgtaGGACtctcagcaccaggttcaggaacaattattacccctcaatcatcaggctcctaaactagtgtgggtaacttcactcacctcaacactgattgATTCCGTTACCCATAGACTCACTTTGAATAACTCTATAACTcatggtctcagtattatttattattattttatttggatttttttttgcacagtttgccttcttttgcacattagttgtttgtcaatctttgtgtgtagtttttttattgattctattgtgtttctctgttctactgtgactgcccgcaagaaaacgaatgtcagggttgtatatggtgacatacagtatatgcactctgataataaatttactttgaactttgaacctgagaGAGGAGAGTGATCGTTAGTTTAATATTGCCTCAAAGTAAATAACACTTCTGACAGTGCCTCCCTCATTAATCACTCAAAATTCAGCCTGCAATTTTGTACTTAACTCACTAGAATTAGATGAATTTGGACCTTCCAGCTGTGCCAGAGAATTtcaccatggacggtcccaagcctggcttGCAAAGGGAGGAGTGTTGGGTGTGGGTCTAGTAACCCTATCCCGTAAAAAAAACAGAGCTATTGAAATGCCAACAGAACCGCCAAGCAGCTcacccctgggagaggaaggatcttcatctAGGAGATGTAAGATGGGCTATACCTGGGGACAACTttgaagactggcccaggacagaggactttggtgagctgctgtcaATGGCCTATGCCCAGTAGGGGTGACAGGCTTAAGGAGTGGAAGAACTGTGCCAGAGGCTGATCCAGAATACATATTATTCTGTGCATAGACTTGCAAACTTACATTATGCATCGTGATTATATTTTTCCTATTTAATGTAAAATATAACCTATTCACACCATAgtcattttaaatatattcaacatATAGGGTAAATCAATCTtgtaaataaaaaagaaatgaagGAAACAGTCAGACTTAGTTCTTCTCCATATGATAAAATATGTGCATACAAATCTGACTGAGCTATGATATCTCAGGATTAACACTTGATGTAAGAAGGAACTGTTTCAGGAGAGCAGTGAAAGAAAATGGAGAAGAGAATTATTTTTAACATTGAGAAGAGTAAATTGCAAATGGCTGGATTTTGCAGGGAGAATATTGGCAATGAAGTAGCTTGCATTTCTTTGCATTTTTTGCCCCAGAGTTTAGGACTCCAGCATAAATATTAATGTCACAAATGTGCAGCTGCTCTTCACCAGCTATATCACAATGCACTCCTCGTGAACAGCAGCAACAGAGTGCAGATGTGACATTTCTACAGCAGGTACATTAGAGAATCAGTTTGCAAAAGCTGTACAAATTATCGGCCTGTCAGGAGCAGCCAGTGCAATCTCTCCCGGACagggatgagaagaaattttttcatCTAGAGGATGCTGAGTCCTTGAAATTCATGATTTAGGGGTTCAGTGTTTGACTCTATTCAAGACAGAAATCAATTGATTTTggaggtaatgaggaaatggaggaatatggggTAAATACAGGATAGTGGTGCTGAAAGTGGTGAAGTATCAGCCACTTATAAAGTGGAAGAAGCGTCTGAATGGCCAATTCCTGCTTCTGTTCCTCGGGTCACAGGTCACAGGCCAAAGAAGTAGAcactttgaccataagaccataagatataggagcagaagtaggccatttggcccatcgagtctgttctgccattcaatcatgggctgatccaattcttccagtcatccccactcccctgccttctcctcataccctttgataccctgctTAATTAaaaatctatctacctctgccttaaatgcacccaatgacttggcctccacagcaactcgtggcaacaaattccacagatttttggCCCAACCAAGGCCATACTATCATTAAGCACCTaactatattaatcccatttatcaTAGTTTGACTTTTGGTCGAACTTTATCCATAAACAGTAAGCTTTCATCCTTAATGTCTCTATGTTCCTTGCCTCAGCTACTCTATGAGGTCCTGCAATCACATTCTTAACATTCTCTGAGGACTGTATTGTGTCTTTTCTACAGATAGCTGACAGAATTCTGATTGGTTATCAAGTTCTGCATCACATCAGCAACATTTACAGAACAAATGTCAGTTCCATTCACTGGAACAAGAATGACATGGAAAAATTTGAAGTAGTTCTACATCGGCAGATTGAGGAACTGAAATATGATCTACAAGTGCGATTGTCAAAATCTAAAGGGACCAAAAAGATAAGAATTTCAAAGTACTTTGCAAAAATTGGAAGGTTTTTGAAAAATAAGGTAAACTTACATTTTTCATATCTTTGATAAAATAAATGTCCTGGCTAAAAAGTAACAAATCCATTCGTTTTCTGTCAGTGGCTTATGATATATTTGATAttagattttgttttgttttcaggAGTACAGTCTATGTGCTTGGGAACACATCCGAATTAAAACCCGAAGAACTATTGAAAATATCTCCAAGTTACTGGAATAAATTATTTATGCAAAAAAATCTCAAAATTCCAAGATATTTAATTGAACAGTACAACTATGTTCATGTATTTATTTACAGTTTGTGATGCTGATGTGCTAGTGAAGGTGAAAGAAAATTGCCAAGGATAGCATAAAATTAAATTGAAAACTGAAAATTTTGGATATTTTGTAACAGatgaggcagcatctttggagtcCGGCAAtggagttgacatttcgggttcaGGGTCCAAACAAAATCCATCAAATTGAAGCATTAATTTTGATTATGTTCAGAAATGTTGTCTGTCCTGCCGAATGGCTTCCAACAACTTCTGGTTTTATTTGTCTTAGAATGAGGATTAGCATCTGATATCCACTAATAAATGGtgtaataatttatttttatatactatATTAGACATGTGGATCCATGATTTCAATTTCTAGTGCGGGTGTACTTGCTGGAAGTGCATTGTGAGAAGttatttattttagtttatttagagatacaacacaagataggcccttctggccctttgagccatgctgccccagcaacccgacaacccaatttaaccctaacctaatcatggttACCCGACCTTACTTACTTTAAATGTGCTTCAGTAGGTTACTAGTTGGCTTTAGCTCAATTCCATCTTTATTTTCCCAAAGAGAACTGCATCTCAAATACAAGTAACCCTTTTCCGATTCCATCCCTTCCTAAAATGAGGAATTTAAATAGAATTAAAATTTAGAAGGAACTTAAATAAGTGAAATCTTTCCTGACATCCCTCCTTGTTCACTCCACCTTGGCCCCTCACTGTAATTTTGCAATGCTAACCTCGTAGTAGCAGAATTAATGGCTTTTGTGCGTAGATTAAGATTGAAGGCCCAGATTTTTATTCATAGTATCTGATGCCTTGTGAACAAGAAAATATTGCTACGGTGGTCAATGCATAAAACACAGGCAACTCAATATCTCCACCTTTTCCTATCTTATCTTCCCATCCAATTAATTGCCAGTTCAATGTGTGCTTTAAGTACTGCCACAAGCATCAGTCCTTAACCAATAGCATGCAATGGTTTATTGGAAGTGTTAGTAACTGGGAGTATCTCTTTTGTTAGTCAATAATAATGTTGGTGAGCCACATTTCCTGCTCTTTAAGAGTCCTTTCACTATAAAGAAGATTTATACGAATTCCCCTATAAGTTCTGAAACCTCATAAAACTATACTTTTTGGAGGAGAACTTTCACACATTTTCCATATATTTTATCTCCATGTTATGAAACCACAAAAATCAAAATCTGATCTACATTTCATaaacccataagaccatatgatgtaggagcagaattgggccattttgctcatcgtgtctgctccaccatttcatcatggctgatccattctcctctcagccctaatATCCTGccttggccaatcaagaatctatcaacctctgccttaaatatacataaagacatggcctccacagctgcctgtggcaaataattccacagatactcaactctctggctaaagataaagaggcccaaaactgctcacaatactccaagcaaggtctcaccagtattttataaattctcaacattacatcattgcttttatattctaatcctcttgaaatgaatgctaacatcacatttgccttcctcaccacagactcaacctgcaaattaatctttatggaatcctgcacaaggattcccaagtccctttgcatctcagtttttttgtattttctctccatttagaaaatagttaaccctttcatttcttatgccaaagtgcatgaccatacacttcctgacaccgtattccatctgccacttccttgcttggtctcctaatatgtctaagcccttctgtagccttctacttcctcaaaactcctgcccctccagctatctttgtattatctgcaaactttgcagcaaatccatcaattccatcatctaggcCATTGACATGGAAggcaaaaagaatcggtcccaacacagacccctgtgcaacaccactagtcaccggcagccaacaagaaaacataagaacataacaacataagaaataggagcaggagtaggccatccggccaatcgagcctgccctgccattcaataagatcatggctgatctgtccataaactcagctccatctacctgccttttccccataacccttaattcccctgctatgtaaaaacctatctaattgTACCTTAaacatatttagtgaagaagccacaactgcttccctgggcagagaattccacagattcaccaatctctgggaaaaacagtttctcctcatctccctcctaaatcttctcccctgaatcttgaggcaatgtcccctagttctagtctcaaaggctctctttactcccactctttgccttctgacatttagccactgttttatccatgctagaatattttcTGAAATTTCATGGGGCtaataacttgttaagcagcctcatctgtggcatcttgtcaaaggccttctgcaagtccaagtacacaacatcaactgattctccatgcttgctatttctttaaagaattccaacagatttgtcaggcaaggttttcccttgagaataccatgctgactatggcctattttatcataagaccataagaccatatgacaaaggagcagaattaggccattcagcccatcgagtctgctccaccattttaacatgagctgatccattctcctatttagtcccactcccccgccttctcaccataacctttgatgccctggctactcagatacctatcaatctctgccttaaataaacccaatgacttggcctccactgctgcccgtggcaacaaattccatagattcaccaccctctgactaaaaaaatttcttcgcatttctgttctgaaagggcgcccttcaatccttaagtcatgccctctcgtactagactcccccatcatgggaaacaactttgccacatccactctgtccatgccttttatcattcgaaatgtttctatgaggtctcccctcattcttctaaactccaaggaacacagtccaagagcggacaaacgttcctcatatgttaaccctctcattcccggaatcattctagtgaatcttctctgtaccctctccaatgtcagcacatccattcttaaat
It includes:
- the LOC134340485 gene encoding interferon beta-2-like; translation: MSRAALFTALFQSDRAVEMSLTCARQLVLLFALSCVSLSDDFRLDLHRHLNKETLQKLDLIHSSFPIHCRSQGMKIKALDLMGIAANAKIADRILIGYQVLHHISNIYRTNVSSIHWNKNDMEKFEVVLHRQIEELKYDLQVRLSKSKGTKKIRISKYFAKIGRFLKNKEYSLCAWEHIRIKTRRTIENISKLLE